From a region of the Leptospirales bacterium genome:
- the tgt gene encoding tRNA guanosine(34) transglycosylase Tgt, translating into MGPIYSAEQSIPSQAFARCGQLRLGQLQISTPVFMPVGTRGAIKGAWIEDLREIGYRLILGNSYHLYLRPGSQLIEKLGGLHRFIGWNDGALLTDSGGFQVYSLSERVRLSSEGVEFRSHIDGSAHFFSPESTLQLQLAFGSNIMMALDDCPPAEASAERLQQSLQRTHQWAARTLAERSRLIEAGRWQFGRHHLFGIAQGGLDRKLRHESLDQIQSGDWDGIAIGGLSVGESREELHAMLAQLAPRLDPLRPRYLMGVGALPDLAAAIDCGFDMFDCVLPTRNARNGQLFTWQGRINIRNQRFAEDQAPLDGACNCRVCRNYSRAYLRHLFQAGEMLGPMMATLHNLHFYADFMHAARRAIRQGDWSAFKSRWEKIPEAP; encoded by the coding sequence ATGGGTCCGATCTACTCGGCTGAGCAATCGATCCCTTCCCAGGCTTTTGCACGCTGCGGGCAACTGCGGCTGGGGCAGCTCCAGATATCGACGCCAGTTTTCATGCCGGTCGGAACACGCGGCGCTATCAAGGGCGCCTGGATCGAAGACCTGCGGGAGATTGGCTATCGCTTAATCCTGGGTAACAGCTACCATCTCTACTTGCGACCCGGAAGCCAGCTGATTGAAAAGCTGGGAGGACTGCACCGTTTTATTGGCTGGAACGATGGCGCACTCTTGACGGATAGCGGCGGCTTTCAGGTTTATTCGCTTTCGGAGCGAGTCCGGCTCTCGTCCGAGGGCGTTGAATTTCGCAGCCACATTGACGGCAGCGCCCATTTCTTCAGTCCCGAATCAACGCTGCAGTTGCAGCTGGCTTTTGGCAGCAATATCATGATGGCGCTGGACGATTGTCCGCCGGCCGAGGCCAGCGCCGAACGCTTGCAGCAATCGCTGCAGCGCACCCATCAATGGGCGGCGCGCACCCTGGCCGAACGGAGTCGCTTGATTGAGGCCGGGCGCTGGCAGTTCGGCCGCCATCATCTCTTTGGCATCGCCCAGGGCGGCCTCGATCGGAAGCTGCGTCATGAATCGCTGGATCAGATTCAGTCCGGCGACTGGGATGGAATCGCCATTGGCGGCCTTTCGGTTGGCGAGAGTCGCGAGGAGTTGCACGCCATGCTGGCGCAACTGGCGCCACGGCTTGACCCGCTGCGGCCTCGCTACTTGATGGGGGTGGGGGCTTTGCCCGATCTGGCAGCGGCTATCGATTGCGGATTTGACATGTTCGATTGCGTCCTGCCGACGCGTAACGCCCGGAATGGTCAGCTTTTTACCTGGCAGGGTCGAATCAACATCCGCAACCAACGCTTTGCCGAGGATCAGGCGCCCCTGGATGGGGCATGCAACTGTCGGGTCTGCCGCAACTACAGCAGGGCCTATCTGCGACATCTGTTTCAAGCCGGAGAGATGCTTGGTCCAATGATGGCGACTTTACACAACCTGCACTTTTATGCCGATTTTATGCATGCCGCCCGCCGGGCGATCCGCCAGGGCGATTGGTCGGCCTTCAAGAGCCGTTGGGAAAAAATCCCGGAGGCCCCTTGA
- a CDS encoding tetratricopeptide repeat protein, with translation MRLRLWILPAVLCALPAAVSADRTELVFAFRNYQTQQPERMILVGEIQSKTKAPEAQVQGAQTAFPGLDTRLDQVTVKVQNRRGLKIGQKLYVIDKDPHHQRYRNGLIVGEIEVTQILNNPFYGWVLTGQGILLRVREGHFVARTLETENLERAYGLKKRGDHYRNRGDTERAVLSYNEALSADASLPEASAALGDLFYSPALRRRQEDAPLRALSYYERAWQNRVNFRYVYEEYSFYKSYARALLEAYRVRRLESAQEEQAVRLLDRVAEVAAAALGLRNQPEPRIDLAIAHYYRMRYYERQSNAQERSRRDESQRVVAENLQQLINGNVRNRDLYAIALLFYGEEELQLSRRSALGASEQERLARLRGLTRAIAPLYRQYAGVDADPEVLRLLDQLPSAH, from the coding sequence ATGAGACTGCGCCTCTGGATCCTTCCCGCTGTGCTTTGCGCCCTCCCGGCGGCCGTTTCGGCCGATCGCACGGAGCTGGTCTTCGCCTTCCGCAACTACCAGACGCAACAGCCGGAGCGTATGATTCTGGTGGGCGAAATCCAGAGCAAGACCAAGGCCCCCGAGGCTCAGGTGCAGGGCGCCCAGACCGCGTTTCCTGGCCTCGACACCAGGCTCGATCAAGTAACCGTCAAGGTACAGAACCGTCGCGGCCTGAAGATAGGCCAGAAGCTTTACGTAATCGATAAAGATCCACACCACCAGCGTTATCGGAATGGGCTGATCGTCGGCGAGATCGAGGTCACGCAGATCCTGAACAATCCCTTCTACGGCTGGGTGTTAACCGGGCAGGGTATTTTGTTGCGTGTGCGCGAGGGGCACTTTGTAGCGCGGACCCTGGAAACGGAGAATCTGGAGCGCGCCTATGGTTTGAAGAAACGCGGCGACCACTATCGCAATCGCGGCGACACGGAGCGCGCCGTACTGAGTTACAATGAAGCCCTCTCGGCGGACGCCTCGCTGCCAGAGGCCAGCGCCGCCCTTGGCGACCTGTTTTATTCGCCAGCCTTGCGCCGTCGCCAGGAGGATGCGCCGCTGCGCGCCCTGAGCTACTACGAGCGAGCCTGGCAGAATCGAGTCAATTTCCGCTACGTTTACGAGGAGTATTCCTTCTATAAAAGCTACGCTCGCGCCCTGCTGGAAGCCTACCGGGTGCGCCGCCTGGAGTCGGCGCAGGAAGAGCAGGCCGTTCGTCTGCTGGATCGCGTCGCCGAAGTTGCCGCTGCAGCGCTTGGCTTGCGCAACCAGCCAGAGCCGCGCATTGATCTGGCCATCGCCCATTACTACCGCATGCGCTACTATGAGCGGCAATCCAACGCCCAGGAGCGCAGCAGGCGCGATGAATCGCAGCGCGTCGTGGCTGAAAATTTGCAGCAGCTGATCAATGGCAACGTCCGTAACCGCGATCTGTACGCCATCGCCTTGCTTTTTTACGGCGAGGAAGAGCTGCAGCTCTCCAGACGCAGCGCACTGGGCGCCTCCGAGCAGGAGCGTCTGGCGCGGCTGCGCGGCTTGACCCGCGCTATTGCGCCGCTGTACCGGCAATACGCTGGCGTGGATGCCGATCCCGAGGTGCTGCGCCTCCTCGATCAGTTGCCGTCCGCGCACTGA
- a CDS encoding STAS domain-containing protein, whose protein sequence is MEISRREVNDIAILDVNGEIDLYNAPEIKELINKLIEEQKYNVIINLDRVSYIDSSGIGALISSLSNLKKYQGGLKIINVSGSVRKVFELTKLTSFFEIYDSEGDAVAAFK, encoded by the coding sequence ATGGAAATTTCGAGACGCGAAGTAAACGATATCGCTATTCTGGACGTTAACGGCGAGATCGACCTGTACAATGCTCCAGAAATCAAAGAGCTGATTAACAAGCTGATTGAAGAGCAAAAGTACAACGTCATCATCAATCTGGACCGCGTTTCGTACATCGATTCGTCGGGCATTGGAGCCTTGATCTCCAGTCTTTCCAATTTGAAGAAGTATCAGGGCGGCCTGAAGATCATCAATGTTTCCGGTTCTGTTCGTAAAGTATTCGAACTCACCAAATTGACGTCCTTTTTCGAAATCTACGATTCCGAAGGCGACGCCGTCGCCGCCTTCAAGTAA
- the map gene encoding type I methionyl aminopeptidase, producing the protein MIHIKNNQEIQKMREAGKLAAEVLAETGLRVAAGVSTLELNDFAHRFTIKRGAESAPLNYRGFPKSICSSINDVVCHGIPSKKDVLKDGDIINLDITVRLKGYHGDTSRMFKVGQISADAERLLQDTERAMWIGIEQIRPEARVCDIGEAIDGFLSPLGYGIVRDLTGHGIGRSFHEEPSIPHYRQRAIRDRLRAGMIFTVEPMVNRGGYQVEFDEGDGWTVRTKDGSLSAQYEHTCLVTDGGYEILTRLGE; encoded by the coding sequence ATGATCCACATCAAGAACAACCAGGAAATCCAGAAGATGCGCGAGGCTGGCAAGTTGGCGGCTGAAGTACTTGCTGAAACCGGACTGCGCGTTGCGGCGGGGGTCAGCACCCTCGAGCTCAACGATTTTGCCCACCGCTTCACGATCAAGCGCGGCGCAGAGAGCGCTCCCCTGAACTACCGCGGCTTTCCGAAGTCCATTTGCTCTTCCATCAATGATGTCGTCTGCCATGGCATCCCCAGCAAGAAGGACGTGCTCAAGGATGGCGACATAATCAACCTGGATATAACCGTCCGCTTGAAGGGTTATCATGGCGATACCTCGCGCATGTTCAAGGTAGGCCAGATCAGCGCCGATGCCGAACGACTGCTCCAGGATACAGAGCGCGCGATGTGGATTGGAATCGAGCAGATCCGGCCGGAGGCCCGGGTGTGCGACATCGGCGAAGCCATCGACGGCTTTCTGAGTCCCCTTGGCTACGGCATAGTCCGCGATCTGACGGGACATGGCATCGGTCGCAGCTTCCATGAGGAGCCTTCCATTCCGCATTACCGGCAGCGCGCTATCCGCGATCGTCTGCGCGCCGGAATGATCTTTACCGTGGAACCGATGGTCAATCGCGGCGGCTACCAGGTCGAATTCGACGAGGGCGACGGCTGGACCGTACGCACCAAAGACGGCTCGCTCTCGGCGCAGTACGAGCATACCTGTCTGGTAACCGACGGCGGCTACGAAATCCTGACCAGGCTTGGCGAATGA
- a CDS encoding ribonuclease HI family protein, with translation MKRLTLYCDGASRGNPGPAAIGAALFAEDGAELATVSRCLGVATNNEAEYKALIEGAQAASALVDPAQVELLVRMDSQLVVRQIIGQYKVKHAGLRELHKAARSILNEFAKLHMEHIPREQNKRADQLANLALDAGN, from the coding sequence ATGAAGCGGCTGACTCTCTACTGCGATGGCGCATCGCGCGGCAATCCTGGCCCGGCGGCCATTGGCGCGGCGCTCTTTGCCGAGGATGGCGCCGAACTGGCTACGGTCAGCCGCTGCCTGGGCGTCGCGACTAACAATGAAGCGGAATATAAGGCGCTGATTGAGGGCGCGCAGGCCGCCTCAGCTCTTGTTGATCCTGCGCAGGTAGAACTTTTGGTGCGCATGGATTCGCAACTGGTGGTCCGGCAGATTATTGGTCAGTACAAAGTAAAGCACGCTGGCCTGCGCGAACTCCACAAAGCCGCTCGCTCCATCCTGAATGAATTTGCGAAATTGCACATGGAACACATCCCTCGCGAACAGAACAAACGAGCCGATCAGCTGGCCAACCTTGCCCTCGACGCAGGCAACTGA
- a CDS encoding adenylate/guanylate cyclase domain-containing protein: MKPAELWRSIQRWSGALIAPPPPELQSILQAETERNLAQIAVVRFVGGSVWLLMAIVAGIALEQPDWLRPLPTVALYAALAVVLLFGAQRWPVVKRARLWALPAVDFPLIFLSMDASLADAPHPTAGAMIVALAFVLFIVPAPAGARAFFTGIAALEGFVLSAILLHHAGVKFPAWTPTLAAVFAVAWLAGALVGRRALIIAREYSDERSKRERMGRYFSPEVAQQILEQPEAAAQGQLQQVTALFADLRGFTAMSEKMSPEDVVSLLNGYLERMVAVIFAHGGTLDKFLGDGILAYFGAPLIREDHALRAARCAMDMHQALEQLNKERAASGLAALQIGIGLNSGAALVGDIGPATRREFTVVGDTINLASRIEALTKELGRSPLAARSVVDAAGESSGLSWQSAGEISVRGKETPVELLQLHWDASK, translated from the coding sequence ATGAAACCTGCTGAGCTTTGGCGATCCATCCAGCGTTGGTCTGGCGCATTGATTGCCCCGCCGCCGCCGGAGCTACAAAGCATTCTGCAGGCGGAAACGGAGCGCAACCTGGCGCAGATTGCCGTCGTGCGCTTCGTCGGCGGCAGCGTCTGGCTGCTGATGGCCATTGTGGCTGGCATCGCGCTGGAACAGCCCGATTGGCTGCGCCCGCTTCCAACAGTGGCGCTCTATGCCGCGCTGGCCGTTGTTCTGCTTTTTGGCGCACAGCGCTGGCCGGTCGTCAAACGTGCGCGTCTCTGGGCGCTGCCGGCGGTGGATTTCCCGCTGATCTTTCTTTCGATGGATGCCTCCCTGGCGGACGCTCCGCATCCTACCGCCGGCGCCATGATCGTTGCGCTGGCCTTTGTGCTATTTATTGTGCCAGCCCCGGCTGGCGCGCGCGCATTCTTTACCGGGATCGCTGCATTGGAGGGCTTTGTTCTTTCGGCCATCTTGCTGCACCATGCCGGCGTAAAGTTTCCGGCGTGGACGCCAACGCTGGCGGCGGTCTTTGCCGTCGCCTGGCTGGCAGGCGCGCTGGTCGGCCGGCGGGCGCTGATCATTGCCCGCGAATACTCGGACGAACGCAGCAAGCGCGAACGCATGGGACGCTACTTTTCTCCGGAGGTAGCGCAGCAAATCCTGGAGCAGCCGGAGGCGGCGGCCCAGGGTCAGCTGCAGCAGGTCACGGCGCTATTTGCTGATTTGCGCGGCTTTACTGCAATGAGCGAGAAAATGAGCCCGGAAGACGTGGTATCGCTGCTCAATGGCTATCTGGAGCGCATGGTTGCCGTCATTTTTGCACATGGCGGCACGCTGGATAAATTTCTGGGCGATGGCATTCTGGCCTACTTTGGAGCGCCGCTGATACGCGAAGACCACGCCCTGCGCGCCGCGAGGTGCGCCATGGATATGCACCAGGCGCTGGAGCAATTGAATAAAGAGCGTGCGGCCAGCGGCCTGGCGGCGCTGCAGATTGGCATTGGACTCAACAGCGGAGCGGCGCTGGTCGGCGACATTGGTCCGGCCACGCGTCGCGAATTCACGGTCGTAGGCGATACGATCAACCTGGCCTCGCGCATCGAGGCTTTGACCAAGGAACTGGGACGGTCTCCGCTTGCGGCGCGCAGTGTTGTCGATGCCGCCGGCGAGAGCAGCGGTCTTTCCTGGCAGAGCGCCGGCGAGATTTCGGTGCGCGGCAAGGAGACGCCCGTGGAGCTGCTGCAGCTTCATTGGGACGCATCGAAATGA
- the leuS gene encoding leucine--tRNA ligase: MSYPFAEIERKWQAVWEQQRIFRTGEDRSRPKYYVLDMFPYPSGAGLHVGHPEGYTATDIIARYKRMRGYNVLHPMGWDAFGLPAERYAMQTGIHPAQTTKENIDNFRRQLKALGFSYDWERELSTTDKEYYRWTQWIFLKLFHSWYDPEQNKARPISDLQIPAEHAGDASARRAYTDSHRLAYVAEMPVNWCAELGTVLANEEVEEWTSKGYSVERRPMRQWMLRITAYAERLLSGLEGLDWPAGTLELQRNWIGRSEGAEIDFAVARKGKGMRLKRREDGAALRVYTTRPDTIFGVTYMVLAPEHPMLKELTTAQQRKMVEHYVHETARKSERDRQAQGEKAQKSGVFTGGYVIHPLTGEGIPVWTADYVLMGYGTGAIMAVPAHDERDFAFARKFDLPLRRVVAPASEKVKKSERNPGSEDAVPDFEALQQSAREGAVMKEAFTAQGQGVHSGLLDGHPTAEAIARMAEHLDALNLGLRRVNYRLRDWLFSRQRYWGEPIPISFDDDGAFVAEAEKDLPLELPDSDQFQPAASGESPLANLSDWVQFKRGGKALRRETNTMPQWAGSCWYYLRFIDPRNKKTLVDPDKERYWMGDGGVDLYVGGSEHAVLHLLYARFWQQALYDLGYVSSPEPFRKLIHQGLILGEDGEKMSKSRGNVVNPDEVVQRYGADAFRMFEMFLGPLDQVKPWASRGIEGVFRFLMRVWRMFTYPAGMDDDSAPQALSEARIDPELLEPAPAERLRQTERIVHQTIRKVTEDIERFAFNTAISQLMIFTNEFLSEKRLGGDNARSFIKLLSPFAPHLADELWALLGEKSVLAHQDWPGFDLERAAEDELEIVFQVNGKVRARAKAPVDEAEEQLQGRALNDESVKRAMDGKSPKRIIVVKNKLVNIVV; the protein is encoded by the coding sequence ATGAGCTATCCTTTCGCTGAAATCGAGCGCAAGTGGCAGGCTGTCTGGGAACAGCAGCGCATTTTCCGCACCGGCGAGGATCGCAGCCGTCCCAAATACTACGTTCTTGATATGTTCCCCTACCCCTCCGGCGCCGGCCTGCATGTTGGCCACCCCGAGGGCTATACCGCCACCGACATCATCGCCCGCTACAAGCGCATGCGCGGCTATAACGTACTCCATCCGATGGGCTGGGATGCCTTTGGCCTGCCGGCCGAGCGTTACGCCATGCAGACCGGCATCCATCCGGCACAAACCACGAAGGAAAATATTGATAACTTTCGCCGACAGCTGAAGGCGCTGGGATTCAGCTACGACTGGGAGCGCGAGCTCAGCACAACGGACAAGGAGTACTATCGCTGGACGCAATGGATCTTCCTGAAGCTCTTCCACAGCTGGTATGATCCCGAACAGAACAAGGCGCGGCCGATCAGTGACTTGCAGATTCCAGCGGAGCACGCCGGCGATGCCAGCGCTCGTCGCGCTTACACGGATTCGCACCGGCTTGCCTATGTAGCCGAGATGCCGGTCAACTGGTGCGCCGAACTGGGCACTGTTCTGGCCAACGAGGAGGTTGAGGAATGGACCTCCAAAGGTTACAGCGTGGAACGCCGACCGATGCGGCAGTGGATGCTGCGCATTACTGCTTACGCTGAACGATTGCTGTCCGGCCTTGAAGGCCTGGATTGGCCGGCCGGGACGCTGGAACTGCAACGCAACTGGATTGGACGCTCGGAGGGAGCGGAGATTGACTTTGCAGTGGCGCGCAAGGGCAAGGGCATGCGCCTGAAACGTCGCGAGGACGGCGCGGCCTTGCGCGTCTATACAACCAGACCGGATACGATCTTTGGCGTCACCTACATGGTGCTGGCGCCCGAGCACCCCATGCTCAAGGAGCTGACCACGGCGCAGCAGCGCAAGATGGTCGAACACTACGTCCATGAGACGGCCCGCAAATCGGAACGGGATCGCCAGGCGCAGGGCGAGAAAGCGCAAAAGAGCGGAGTCTTTACCGGCGGCTATGTCATTCATCCGCTGACCGGCGAAGGCATTCCGGTCTGGACGGCGGACTACGTGCTGATGGGCTATGGGACCGGCGCAATCATGGCCGTACCAGCCCACGATGAACGCGACTTTGCCTTTGCCCGCAAGTTTGATTTGCCGCTGCGACGCGTCGTCGCCCCCGCCAGCGAGAAAGTAAAGAAAAGCGAACGAAATCCAGGCTCGGAGGACGCTGTGCCGGACTTCGAAGCTTTGCAGCAATCGGCGCGCGAGGGCGCCGTGATGAAAGAGGCCTTCACCGCTCAAGGCCAGGGGGTGCACAGCGGACTGCTCGACGGCCATCCTACCGCCGAAGCCATCGCGCGCATGGCCGAGCATCTCGACGCGCTCAACCTCGGACTGCGCCGCGTCAACTACCGCCTGCGCGACTGGCTATTTTCGCGTCAGCGCTACTGGGGGGAGCCGATTCCGATCAGCTTCGATGACGATGGCGCCTTTGTGGCCGAAGCGGAAAAGGACCTTCCGCTGGAACTGCCGGACTCAGACCAGTTTCAGCCGGCGGCCAGCGGAGAATCGCCGCTGGCAAATCTTTCGGACTGGGTGCAATTCAAACGGGGCGGCAAGGCGCTGCGCCGCGAAACCAACACCATGCCGCAATGGGCTGGCAGCTGTTGGTACTACTTACGATTTATCGACCCGCGCAACAAGAAGACGCTTGTTGATCCGGATAAGGAGCGCTACTGGATGGGCGACGGCGGCGTCGACCTCTACGTCGGCGGATCGGAGCATGCCGTACTTCACTTGCTCTATGCGCGCTTCTGGCAGCAGGCGCTCTACGATCTGGGCTATGTCAGCAGTCCGGAGCCCTTCCGCAAGCTGATCCATCAGGGCCTGATCCTTGGCGAAGACGGCGAAAAAATGTCCAAGTCGCGGGGCAACGTGGTCAATCCCGACGAAGTGGTGCAACGCTATGGCGCCGACGCTTTTCGTATGTTCGAGATGTTTCTGGGCCCGCTGGATCAGGTAAAACCCTGGGCCTCGCGCGGCATTGAAGGCGTCTTCCGCTTTTTGATGCGCGTCTGGCGCATGTTTACCTATCCGGCCGGCATGGACGACGATTCCGCGCCGCAAGCGCTCTCCGAAGCGCGCATCGATCCAGAGCTGCTGGAGCCAGCGCCCGCCGAACGTCTGCGTCAGACAGAACGCATCGTGCACCAGACAATCCGCAAGGTCACGGAGGACATCGAGCGCTTTGCTTTCAACACAGCAATCTCTCAGCTGATGATCTTCACCAACGAATTTCTAAGCGAGAAGCGGCTGGGAGGCGACAACGCGCGATCCTTCATCAAACTGCTTTCGCCCTTTGCTCCGCATCTGGCCGATGAACTCTGGGCGCTGCTGGGCGAGAAGAGCGTGCTGGCCCATCAGGACTGGCCGGGCTTTGATCTCGAGCGTGCGGCAGAGGATGAACTCGAAATCGTATTCCAGGTCAACGGCAAGGTGCGCGCCCGCGCGAAGGCCCCTGTCGACGAAGCCGAGGAACAGCTGCAGGGACGCGCGTTGAATGACGAGAGCGTCAAACGCGCCATGGATGGCAAGAGTCCCAAGCGGATCATAGTTGTAAAAAACAAACTGGTCAATATCGTAGTATAG
- a CDS encoding hemolysin family protein, translating into MDGLGTDLLILGLLIGLNGFFSGSEIAVISVKRSRLQSLIESGSRRAALLVEIKKNPDSFFATVQIGVSLAGTLASVYGGARFLTHLSPWLASLQLPWGREFVEDAALVALVLILSYFTLVFGELIPKSLAHRYAEQFSLAVARPLHVLSRIFFAFTGLLTLSSNLVLRLFKDRTSFSETRFVEDEIRVMLEEGVRAGAIESNEHVLMRNVFELNDTSAREVMTPRVEIRAIRVDAAPEELEKIVDSPFSRIPVYDSNLDHIVGILHVRDLMRARFRRADARMRELLRPANFIPESMKIDKVLDDMRRQHFHIAIVVDEYGGTAGLISLEDILEEIVGEIDDQTPDPEEKDIREDGEGRFRVNGSCSIIDFNEHFGENSIPEADGYNTVAGFVIERLGRFPAIGERLALDGFTIELTRRVRQQLTQFRVQRKPPEADIESEDQGGHSPAQA; encoded by the coding sequence ATGGACGGACTTGGAACCGACCTTCTGATCCTCGGCCTGTTGATAGGCCTCAATGGCTTTTTTTCTGGTTCGGAAATTGCCGTCATTTCCGTGAAGCGCAGTCGATTGCAATCGCTGATTGAGTCTGGCAGCCGCCGCGCTGCGCTGCTGGTAGAAATCAAGAAGAACCCGGACAGTTTTTTTGCCACGGTGCAAATCGGCGTAAGTCTGGCGGGCACCCTGGCCTCCGTCTATGGCGGCGCCCGTTTTCTGACGCATCTCTCGCCGTGGCTTGCCAGTCTGCAATTGCCCTGGGGTCGGGAATTTGTGGAGGACGCGGCGCTGGTTGCGCTGGTCCTGATTCTTTCCTATTTTACGCTGGTTTTCGGCGAGCTGATTCCGAAGAGTCTGGCGCATCGCTATGCCGAACAGTTTTCCCTGGCGGTCGCTCGCCCTTTGCATGTTCTATCGCGAATCTTTTTTGCATTCACCGGTCTTCTGACGCTGTCCAGCAATCTGGTGCTGCGGCTGTTCAAGGATCGCACCAGTTTCAGTGAAACCAGATTTGTTGAAGATGAGATTCGCGTCATGCTGGAGGAAGGAGTCCGCGCCGGCGCCATTGAAAGCAACGAACATGTGCTGATGCGCAATGTCTTTGAACTCAATGATACCAGCGCCCGGGAGGTCATGACGCCGCGCGTGGAGATCCGCGCAATTCGCGTCGACGCTGCGCCGGAAGAGCTGGAGAAAATTGTCGATTCTCCATTCAGTCGCATTCCGGTCTACGATAGCAACCTCGACCACATTGTGGGGATACTGCATGTGCGCGATCTAATGCGCGCCCGCTTTCGACGCGCCGATGCCCGAATGCGCGAACTGTTGCGACCGGCCAACTTCATTCCGGAATCGATGAAAATCGACAAGGTGCTGGACGACATGCGGCGGCAGCATTTCCACATTGCTATTGTCGTCGACGAGTATGGCGGCACCGCCGGCCTGATCTCTCTGGAAGACATTCTCGAAGAGATTGTAGGCGAAATTGACGATCAGACGCCGGATCCGGAAGAGAAAGATATTCGCGAAGATGGCGAGGGTCGATTTCGCGTCAACGGATCTTGCTCGATCATTGACTTCAATGAGCACTTTGGCGAGAATTCTATTCCCGAAGCCGATGGCTACAATACCGTTGCCGGCTTCGTCATTGAACGGCTTGGCCGATTCCCGGCCATTGGCGAACGCCTCGCCCTTGATGGATTTACTATCGAATTGACCCGACGAGTACGGCAGCAATTGACTCAATTTCGCGTTCAGCGCAAGCCGCCAGAAGCGGACATCGAATCGGAAGACCAGGGCGGTCATTCGCCGGCGCAAGCCTGA
- a CDS encoding 1-acyl-sn-glycerol-3-phosphate acyltransferase codes for MASIKQFFIPPDFNLAAAWFVDAALPMALQQYQNIREIAIEPEDRRLLRSLRDRRLLFFTNHPSQAEPLIAYHVANVMGSRFRYMATRRAFDFLFGAVGKLFSGIGAYSVLPGVPDRESMRMTRQILAAAGGKLVIFPEGEPMCGENDSLMPFQAGFLKLSFAALADARKNEPNADITILPGFIKYVIQTPRPEILKHLEHSIAAIEQKLGADPGGRNLLRRFLMVGRLLLEDFEKRYHIEVRPETDFTYRVGRLRHRILDNVARSMNLKHYDKEADAIHKLRHLTSIIELLEVGYEAPDLPQLSHAALQEANRECVKAYDFIVIKPEYLISRPTPERFYEWLQRFESLALGKTPRALGGEPHPLPRTARLSLAQPMSLGEHYEAYRADKNAAVEALNGKIRAQMEGMLERAQALSEPIVAPNDVGETDGHL; via the coding sequence GTGGCATCGATCAAGCAGTTCTTCATTCCGCCGGATTTCAATCTGGCAGCGGCCTGGTTTGTGGACGCCGCGCTGCCCATGGCGCTGCAGCAGTACCAGAACATTCGCGAGATAGCAATCGAGCCGGAAGACCGGCGGCTCTTGCGTTCGCTCCGCGATCGGCGTCTCCTCTTTTTCACCAATCACCCCAGTCAGGCCGAGCCCCTGATCGCCTACCATGTGGCCAATGTGATGGGCAGCCGTTTTCGCTACATGGCCACGCGCCGCGCTTTCGATTTTCTATTTGGCGCTGTTGGCAAACTGTTCTCCGGCATTGGCGCATACAGCGTTCTGCCTGGCGTTCCCGATCGCGAATCAATGCGTATGACGCGCCAGATTCTGGCCGCCGCCGGCGGCAAGCTGGTCATCTTTCCGGAAGGCGAGCCGATGTGCGGCGAGAACGACAGCCTGATGCCCTTCCAGGCCGGCTTCCTGAAGCTGAGCTTTGCCGCACTGGCTGACGCGCGTAAAAACGAACCGAACGCGGACATCACCATTCTGCCGGGATTCATCAAGTACGTCATTCAAACGCCGCGTCCGGAAATTCTAAAGCACCTGGAGCACTCCATTGCGGCCATTGAGCAAAAACTGGGCGCCGATCCTGGCGGACGCAACCTGCTGCGCCGCTTTCTGATGGTCGGTCGCTTGCTGCTGGAGGACTTTGAGAAGCGCTATCACATTGAAGTGCGTCCGGAAACCGATTTCACCTATCGCGTTGGCCGTCTGCGGCATCGCATTCTGGATAACGTGGCGCGCTCCATGAACTTGAAGCACTACGACAAAGAAGCGGATGCTATCCATAAGCTTCGTCATCTGACCAGCATCATTGAGTTGCTGGAGGTCGGCTATGAGGCGCCGGACTTGCCCCAGCTCAGTCACGCGGCTTTGCAGGAGGCCAATCGCGAGTGTGTCAAAGCCTACGACTTCATCGTCATCAAGCCCGAGTATCTGATCAGTCGGCCTACGCCGGAGCGATTCTACGAGTGGCTGCAGCGCTTCGAATCGCTGGCGCTGGGCAAGACGCCGCGCGCCCTGGGCGGCGAGCCACATCCGCTGCCGCGCACCGCCAGGTTGAGCCTGGCTCAGCCCATGTCCCTGGGCGAACACTACGAAGCCTATCGCGCCGATAAGAACGCAGCGGTGGAAGCGCTGAACGGCAAGATTCGCGCACAGATGGAAGGAATGCTGGAGCGCGCTCAGGCTCTGAGTGAACCAATCGTTGCGCCCAATGATGTCGGCGAGACCGACGGCCATCTTTAA